A region from the Lolium perenne isolate Kyuss_39 chromosome 4, Kyuss_2.0, whole genome shotgun sequence genome encodes:
- the LOC127296816 gene encoding protein IQ-DOMAIN 19, whose translation MGKAGRWLRSFLAGGRAKDGKRDRPHAEAMPVTALPGATPKEKRWSFRRPVVLAPEQREAADSVGASRSSAASEAGFDQKTRAVAVAVATAAAADAAATVVRLSSRKAAPSPPAGFLVEAAAAVRIQAAYRGYLARTALCALRGIVKLQALVRGQLVRKQAKATLRCMQALLAAQSQLRAQRMRFLQEHQPHQTPPPRPRPSPSHPRHRRSSYEMDRSSDDSAKIVEMDNGEQPAARRGRVKSGDRHCSTVEYHYQHGGRCSPAPSAMTEMSPRASSWHVEDHLSFGSSPRSQTQNASELPFPSYMGNTESSRAKARSQSAPRQRAAADALERQPSRRKGAEHRSVPRGARMQRSSSQQQAGSAPRPSFFRPWSTSVKLDSSTASLMDSECGSTSSVLTAATTVSTVYSRTRSLVGFEVRRGLY comes from the exons ATGGGGAAGGCGGGCAGGTGGCTGAGGAGCTTCCTGGCCGGCGGCAGGGCGAAGGATGGGAAGAGGGACAGGCCGCACGCCGAGGCGATGCCGGTCACGGCGCTGCCGGGAGCGACGCCGAAGGAGAAGCGGTGGAGCTTCAGGCGGCCGGTGGTGCTGGCGCCCGAGCAGCGTGAAGCCGCGGACAGCGTCGGCGCGTCTCGGTCGTCAGCGGCGTCCGAGGCGGGGTTCGATCAGAAGACGCGCGCAGTGGCTGTCGCGGTGGCCACCGCGGCAGCGGCAGACGCGGCGGCCACGGTGGTGCGTCTGTCCTCCCGCAAGGCGGCGCCATCGCCACCGGCAGGCTTCCTCGTCGAGGCGGCGGCGGCTGTCAGGATTCAGGCGGCATACAGGGGCTATCTG gCAAGGACGGCGCTGTGCGCGCTGAGGGGCATAGTGAAGCTGCAGGCGCTGGTGCGAGGGCAGCTGGTGAGGAAGCAGGCCAAGGCCACGCTCCGGTGCATGCAGGCTCTGCTGGCGGCGCAGTCGCAGCTGCGCGCGCAGCGCATGCGCTTCCTCCAGGAACACCAACCTCACCAGACACCGCCGCCCAGGCCACGGCCGTCACCGAGCCACCCGAGGCACCGCAGATCCTCCTAC GAGATGGACAGGTCGAGCGACGATAGCGCCAAGATCGTCGAGATGGACAATGGCGAGCAGCCAGCTGCGCGGCGCGGCAGGGTGAAGAGCGGCGACAGGCACTGCTCCACCGTCGAGTACCACTACCAGCACGGCGGCCGGTGCTCGCCGGCGCCGTCGGCCATGACCGAGATGAGCCCGAGGGCGAGCAGCTGGCACGTGGAGGACCACCTCTCCTTCGGGAGCAGCCCGCGCTCCCAGACCCAGAACGCGTCGGAGCTGCCGTTCCCGAGCTACATGGGCAACACCGAGTCGTCCAGGGCCAAGGCGCGGTCGCAGAGCGCGCCCAGgcagcgcgccgccgccgacgcgctGGAGCGGCAGCCGAGCAGGAGGAAGGGCGCGGAGCACCGGAGCGTGCCGAGGGGCGCCAGGATGCAGCGCTCGTCGTCGCAGCAGCAGGCCGGCTCCGCGCCAAGGCCGTCCTTCTTCAGGCCGTGGTCGACGTCGGTCAAGCTGGACTCGTCGACCGCGTCGCTCATGGACAGCGAGTGCGGCTCCACCAGCTCCGTGCTCACCGCGGCGACCACCGTGTCCACCGTGTACAGCCGGACCCGCTCGCTCGTCGGATTCGAG GTGCGCAGGGGACTGTACTGA